In Verrucomicrobiota bacterium, one DNA window encodes the following:
- a CDS encoding prepilin-type N-terminal cleavage/methylation domain-containing protein translates to MKLTRTKPDNDCGFNRGIRLRFSKYVIDGATSTSCSIRGFTLVELMVALSISVMLVLAIVNGYAIVTKRAEWSCYCIAAQSLAQQRMEQTRAAKWDPASSPPGDELTAAKYPMKVDILDIPQSGTNIVYATNFTTISTIASNPPLRCIQVDCVWRFTSTQRLFTNTVVTYRSPDNQ, encoded by the coding sequence ATGAAACTAACACGCACAAAACCAGACAACGACTGTGGATTTAATCGAGGCATTCGTCTCCGTTTTTCCAAATATGTAATTGATGGTGCGACTTCAACCAGTTGCTCCATACGTGGTTTCACGTTGGTCGAACTCATGGTGGCCTTATCCATCTCAGTCATGTTGGTCTTGGCCATTGTGAACGGGTATGCCATTGTCACCAAGCGTGCCGAATGGAGCTGTTACTGCATCGCGGCGCAATCCTTGGCGCAACAGCGCATGGAGCAGACCAGGGCGGCCAAGTGGGACCCCGCTTCCAGCCCGCCGGGTGATGAACTGACGGCGGCAAAATACCCGATGAAAGTGGACATTCTCGACATACCCCAAAGCGGCACCAATATCGTTTATGCCACCAACTTTACGACCATTTCAACCATCGCCAGTAACCCGCCATTACGTTGCATTCAAGTGGATTGCGTCTGGCGTTTCACCAGCACGCAACGCCTGTTCACCAACACCGTCGTCACTTATCGCAGCCCGGACAACCAATGA
- a CDS encoding prepilin-type N-terminal cleavage/methylation domain-containing protein — MNAALNKSAHRHPALRAFTLVELLVTLGLLSMIMIGITYGHIMGLKLYELVKAKITAAEMSRRTLNDLVADVRVAKSIQVGDGDSTTFTEKPPDGRQEGGAIQVYFDVLKSNYTRYYLNTNTSRLFKLPSSSTQPELIAECITNRVIFAVEDSQGNVITNSRNNCVVSLTLQFYQIQYPITVIRPGAYYDFFQLRTKITRRMHE, encoded by the coding sequence ATGAACGCCGCCTTGAACAAATCGGCACACCGGCACCCCGCGCTCAGGGCTTTCACCTTGGTTGAGCTGCTGGTCACCTTAGGGTTGCTCTCCATGATCATGATTGGCATCACCTACGGGCATATCATGGGGCTGAAACTTTATGAGCTGGTAAAGGCCAAAATTACGGCGGCGGAAATGTCACGGCGGACATTAAATGATCTGGTTGCGGACGTGCGGGTCGCGAAAAGCATCCAGGTTGGAGATGGGGATTCGACCACGTTCACGGAAAAGCCCCCGGATGGCCGTCAGGAGGGAGGAGCCATCCAAGTCTATTTCGATGTGCTCAAATCGAATTATACCCGGTACTACCTGAATACCAACACTTCACGGTTGTTCAAGTTGCCCTCAAGCAGCACGCAACCAGAACTCATTGCGGAATGTATCACCAATCGGGTTATCTTCGCAGTGGAGGATAGCCAGGGCAACGTCATCACGAATAGCCGCAACAACTGTGTGGTCAGTCTGACCCTGCAGTTTTATCAAATCCAGTACCCGATCACCGTAATCCGGCCAGGCGCTTATTACGATTTTTTCCAACTCCGCACCAAGATCACGCGCCGCATGCATGAATAA
- a CDS encoding ATP-binding protein has translation MNSFQYIPLTAAGFNLALALFVFARNPRQTLNQVFLLWGSSVAVWNLGVFMMFRVQTHADAMFWAKFLQMGVIVLPFSLYHICLQVAQVPARRLVILLYSMMGVFLVLNAAGYFVKDVRNVPEMGAYYTLGGGGFFVFFVVYIIFTVSILGLLYRKQAAAPLLYRQRLRSLLLAIGIIIAFGVNDILPILGMFTYPFTDRGVVPLGSAAALFFALIVAYSVLQFQLLNIQLTLSRVAAQLLRTGFLFFTGLVLLVLLYFVSPAQFTPFAFMSALAVLLASSLLAAWLFPRLFGKGEEKLERYFLGDWFEYQEKVRGLIQNLPYYTEQQTLMTDLHHFFVDTIKVKSYTIVLLDEVKRAFTSFQAHPEQPSVPLPELTVDSPVLHFFRDTQADYLVCKQYYVMPGETRQQAAARSQLEPLDAEFCFPFFSGQEPFGLLLLGEKQSDDPYTKNDVQLLSDLVKHLGLSLNQIRLKNQVLRAEELELLGIMSRGIAHDLNNLTTPVWTYLQLAGTDTNQQELNENLLPVARRSMESIRSYIEKARFFARTPQLQLTRVTWSDLIHETIQTVHDRIMDKHLTVSVQNHADGQVDVDEVMMHRLLGNLLLNAIEASFLGGTIEIRVTPLPRVQSDRSWFRLTLTDHGEGIQSENLKLVGRPYFSTKNTGNNQRGAGLGLAISQKIVALHGGHFSLSSRLNHGTTIQVDLPDHPPVESPIRQP, from the coding sequence GTGAATTCCTTTCAGTATATCCCCTTGACGGCGGCCGGGTTCAACCTGGCGCTGGCCCTGTTTGTCTTTGCGCGCAATCCCCGGCAGACGCTGAATCAGGTGTTTTTGCTCTGGGGCTCCTCGGTGGCCGTGTGGAATCTGGGGGTGTTCATGATGTTCCGCGTGCAGACGCATGCGGATGCGATGTTCTGGGCGAAGTTTCTCCAGATGGGCGTCATTGTGCTGCCCTTCAGCCTGTATCACATCTGCCTCCAGGTTGCGCAGGTTCCCGCCCGCCGGCTGGTGATCTTATTGTACAGCATGATGGGGGTGTTTCTGGTGCTCAACGCGGCCGGCTACTTTGTGAAGGATGTCCGTAATGTGCCGGAGATGGGCGCTTATTATACCTTGGGCGGCGGCGGTTTCTTCGTTTTTTTCGTCGTCTATATCATTTTCACGGTGTCCATCCTCGGGTTGTTGTACCGCAAGCAAGCGGCCGCGCCGTTGCTGTATCGCCAGCGGCTGCGCTCGCTGCTGCTCGCGATTGGCATCATCATCGCCTTCGGCGTCAATGACATTCTGCCCATTCTGGGGATGTTCACCTATCCGTTCACCGATCGCGGCGTCGTGCCGTTGGGCAGCGCGGCCGCGTTGTTTTTCGCGTTGATCGTGGCATACAGTGTGTTGCAGTTCCAACTGCTGAATATCCAGTTGACCCTCAGCCGTGTGGCCGCGCAATTGCTGCGCACCGGGTTTCTTTTCTTCACTGGCCTGGTCCTCCTGGTGTTGCTGTACTTTGTGTCGCCCGCCCAGTTCACTCCCTTCGCTTTCATGAGCGCCCTGGCTGTGCTCTTGGCGTCATCCCTCTTGGCCGCGTGGCTGTTCCCGCGTTTGTTTGGCAAGGGCGAGGAAAAACTGGAGCGCTATTTTTTGGGCGATTGGTTTGAATATCAGGAAAAGGTGCGCGGCCTGATTCAAAATCTCCCCTATTACACCGAGCAACAAACCCTGATGACGGATCTGCACCACTTCTTTGTGGATACCATCAAGGTCAAGTCGTACACCATTGTTTTATTGGATGAAGTCAAGCGGGCGTTCACTAGCTTCCAGGCGCATCCCGAGCAACCATCCGTGCCGCTGCCGGAACTCACGGTGGATTCGCCGGTGCTCCATTTCTTCCGCGATACCCAAGCGGATTACCTGGTCTGCAAGCAATACTATGTCATGCCCGGTGAAACCCGCCAACAGGCTGCGGCCCGCAGTCAACTCGAACCGCTGGATGCCGAATTCTGTTTCCCGTTTTTTTCCGGCCAAGAGCCGTTTGGCTTGCTCTTGCTCGGTGAAAAACAATCGGACGACCCTTATACGAAAAATGACGTGCAACTGCTCTCTGATCTGGTGAAACATCTGGGCCTGAGCCTCAACCAAATCCGCCTGAAAAACCAGGTGTTGCGCGCCGAGGAACTTGAACTGCTGGGCATTATGTCCCGTGGCATCGCCCACGACCTCAATAATCTCACCACCCCGGTATGGACCTATTTGCAACTCGCTGGCACGGATACCAACCAGCAGGAACTGAACGAAAATCTGCTGCCCGTGGCCCGGCGCAGCATGGAATCCATTCGTTCCTATATTGAAAAAGCCCGCTTTTTTGCCCGCACCCCCCAACTGCAGCTCACCCGCGTCACTTGGTCGGACTTGATCCATGAAACCATCCAAACCGTGCATGATCGCATCATGGATAAACACCTGACGGTCTCGGTGCAAAACCACGCCGACGGACAGGTGGACGTGGATGAAGTCATGATGCACCGCCTGCTGGGCAATCTGTTGCTGAATGCCATCGAAGCCTCGTTCCTCGGTGGCACCATTGAAATTCGGGTCACCCCTTTGCCCCGGGTGCAGTCCGACCGAAGCTGGTTCCGCCTGACCCTCACGGATCACGGCGAGGGCATTCAGTCCGAAAACCTGAAATTGGTTGGGCGTCCCTATTTCAGCACCAAAAATACCGGCAACAACCAGCGCGGCGCCGGTTTGGGCCTGGCGATCAGCCAAAAAATTGTCGCGCTGCATGGCGGTCATTTCTCCTTGTCGAGCCGCCTCAATCACGGCACCACCATTCAAGTGGATTTGCCGGACCACCCGCCGGTCGAATCCCCAATCCGGCAGCCATGA